A window of Silurus meridionalis isolate SWU-2019-XX chromosome 28, ASM1480568v1, whole genome shotgun sequence contains these coding sequences:
- the LOC124381668 gene encoding gamma-crystallin M2-like, producing MGKVIFYEDKNFMGRSYECTSDCSDMFSYMSRCHSCRVESGCWMVYDRTNYMGNQYFMRRGEYADYMNMWGWGNNCIRSCRMIPMYRGSYRMRIYEKDNFMGQMNEVMDDCDSFMDRYHWSSGCMSCNVMDGHWLMYEQPHYRGRMWYFRPGEYRSFRDYGGMRFMSMRRIMDSWY from the exons ATGGGCAAG GTTATCTTCTATGAGGACAAGAACTTCATGGGGCGCTCCTATGAGTGCACCAGTGATTGTTCTGATATGTTCTCTTACATGAGCCGCTGCCACTCCTGCAGGGTGGAGAGCGGCTGCTGGATGGTCTACGACCGCACCAACTACATGGGAAACCAGTATTTCATGAGAAGGGGCGAGTACGCTGACTACATGAACATGTGGGGTTGGGGCAACAACTGCATCAGGTCCTGCCGCATGATTCCCATG TACAGAGGATCCTACAGAATGAGGATCTATGAGAAGGACAACTTCATGGGTCAGATGAATGAGGTGATGGATGACTGTGATTCCTTCATGGATCGCTACCACTGGTCCAGCGGCTGCATGTCCTGCAATGTGATGGACGGCCACTGGCTCATGTATGAACAGCCCCACTACAGAGGCAGGATGTGGTACTTCAGGCCTGGAGAGTACAGGAGCTTCAGGGACTATGGTGGCATGAGGTTCATGAGCATGAGGCGTATCATGGACTCCTGGTActaa
- the LOC124381444 gene encoding gamma-crystallin M2-like: MGRVIFYEDRNFMGRSYECTSDCSDIHSYMSRCHSCRVESGCWMVYDRTNYMGNQYFMRRGEYADYMNMWGWGNNCIRSCRMIPMYRGSYRMRIYEKDNFMGQMNEVMDDCDSFMDRYHWSSGCMSCNVMDGHWLMYEHPHYRGRMWYFRPGEYRSFRDYGGMRFMSMRRIMDSWY; this comes from the exons ATGGGGAGG GTTATCTTCTATGAGGACAGGAACTTCATGGGGCGCTCCTATGAGTGCACCAGTGATTGTTCTGATATTCACTCTTACATGAGCCGCTGCCACTCCTGCAGGGTGGAGAGCGGCTGCTGGATGGTCTACGACCGCACCAACTACATGGGAAATCAGTATTTCATGAGGAGGGGCGAGTACGCTGACTACATGAACATGTGGGGCTGGGGCAACAACTGCATCAGGTCCTGCCGCATGATCCCCATG TACAGAGGATCCTACAGAATGAGGATCTATGAGAAGGACAACTTCATGGGACAGATGAATGAGGTGATGGATGACTGTGATTCCTTCATGGATCGCTACCACTGGTCCAGCGGCTGCATGTCCTGCAATGTGATGGACGGCCACTGGCTCATGTATGAACATCCCCACTACAGAGGCAGGATGTGGTACTTCAGGCCTGGAGAGTACAGGAGCTTCAGGGACTACGGTGGCATGAGGTTCATGAGCATGAGGCGTATTATGGACTCTTGGTATtga
- the LOC124381454 gene encoding gamma-crystallin M2-like → MSISLKAKQAIMFKVIFYEDRNFMGRSYECTSDCSDMFSYMSRCHSCRVESGCWMVYDRTNYMGNQYFMRRGEYADYMNMWGWGNNYIRSCRMIPMYRGSYRMRIYEKDNFMGRMNEVMDDCDSFMDRYHWSIGCMSCNVMDGHWLMYEHPHYRGRMWYFRPGEYRSFRDYGGMRFMSMRRIMDSWY, encoded by the exons ATGTCAATTTCTTTGAAAGCTAAGCAAGCGATCATGTTCAAG GTGATCTTCTATGAGGACAGGAACTTCATGGGGCGCTCCTATGAGTGCACCAGTGATTGTTCCGATATGTTCTCTTACATGAGCCGCTGCCACTCCTGCAGGGTGGAGAGCGGCTGCTGGATGGTCTACGACCGCACCAACTACATGGGAAACCAGTATTTCATGAGGAGGGGCGAGTATGCTGACTACATGAACATGTGGGGCTGGGGCAACAACTACATCAGGTCCTGCCGCATGATCCCCATG TACAGAGGATCCTACAGAATGAGGATCTATGAGAAGGACAACTTCATGGGACGGATGAATGAGGTGATGGATGACTGTGATTCCTTCATGGATCGCTACCACTGGTCCATCGGCTGCATGTCCTGCAATGTGATGGACGGCCACTGGCTCATGTATGAGCATCCCCACTACAGAGGCAGGATGTGGTACTTCAGGCCTGGAGAGTACAGGAGCTTCAGGGACTACGGTGGCATGAGATTCATGAGCATGAGGCGTATCATGGACTCCTGGTATTAA
- the LOC124381453 gene encoding gamma-crystallin M2-like: MGKVIFYEDRNFMGRSYECTSDCSDMFSYMSRCHSCRVESGCWMVYDRTNYMGNQYFMRRGEYADYMNMWGWGNNCIRSCRMIPMYRGSYRMRIYEKDNFMGQMNEVMDDCDSFMDRYHWSSGCMSCNVMDGHWLMYEHPHYRGRMWYFRPGEYRSFRDYGGMRFMSMRRIMDSWY; the protein is encoded by the exons ATGGGGAAG GTTATCTTCTATGAGGACAGGAACTTCATGGGGCGCTCTTATGAGTGCACCAGTGATTGTTCCGATATGTTCTCTTACATGAGCCGCTGCCACTCCTGCAGGGTGGAGAGCGGCTGCTGGATGGTCTACGACCGCACCAACTACATGGGAAACCAGTATTTTATGAGGAGGGGCGAGTACGCTGACTACATGAACATGTGGGGCTGGGGCAACAACTGCATCAGGTCTTGCCGCATGATCCCCATG TACAGAGGATCCTACAGAATGAGGATCTATGAGAAGGACAACTTCATGGGACAGATGAATGAGGTGATGGATGACTGTGATTCCTTCATGGATCGCTACCACTGGTCCAGCGGCTGCATGTCCTGCAATGTGATGGACGGCCACTGGCTCATGTATGAGCATCCCCACTACAGAGGCAGGATGTGGTACTTCAGGCCTGGAGAGTACAGGAGCTTCAGGGACTACGGTGGCATGAGGTTCATGAGCATGAGGCGTATCATGGACTCCTGGTACTGA